One genomic segment of Theobroma cacao cultivar B97-61/B2 chromosome 6, Criollo_cocoa_genome_V2, whole genome shotgun sequence includes these proteins:
- the LOC18596130 gene encoding mini-ribonuclease 3, producing the protein MAILTWTPPPTAVPAAVTASWDTQQRPSYNPNAPRKLKPNPNLKPSPTVTLTTRTDPSVFDILKRPTQEVTPVKVDTDESYMGYERWLPTPPKVAKPRSVFNAATLAYIGDCIYELYARRHFLFPPLSIEEYNDRVTSVVRCEAQDALLQELLDDSFLSNDERNVLRWGKNISSSKTRTKKRAGAAVYNRASSLETLIGYLYLTNVNRLEKLMVKLGFSTGASTEMILKEVNGAKPVQ; encoded by the exons ATGGCAATTCTAACATGGACGCCACCTCCAACGGCAGTTCCCGCAGCGGTAACAGCTTCGTGGGACACCCAACAAAGACCCTCTTACAACCCCAACGCTCCAAGAAAGCTGAAGCCCAATCCCAACCTTAAACCCTCACCGACCGTCACCCTCACCACCCGCACCGACCCATCAGTTTTCGACATCCTCAAGCGTCCCACTCAAG AAGTAACGCCCGTAAAGGTAGATACGGATGAGTCTTATATGGGATACGAGAGATGGTTGCCAACCCCTCCAAAAGTGGCGAAGCCTCGATCAGTTTTCAATGCGGCAACATTAGCTTATATTGGTGATTGCATTTATGAG CTATACGCGCGCAGGCATTTTTTGTTTCCTCCACTCAGTATTGAAGAATATAACGATCGTGTGACTTCAGTAGTACGCTGTGAGGCACAA GATGCATTGCTCCAGGAACTTCTTGATGATAGCTTCTTATCAAATGATGAAAG GAATGTTCTTCGATGGGGAAAGAATATTAGTTCGTCTAAAACACGGACAAAAAAGCGAGCCGGTGCAGCAGTTTATAACAGAGCATCGTCACTGGAAACACTA ATTGGTTATCTCTACCTGACAAATGTGAATCGGCTGGAAAAACTCATGGTAAAGCTCGGATTTTCCACTGGTGCATCTACGGAAATGATATTGAAGGAAGTAAAtg GTGCAAAACCAGTACAGTAG
- the LOC18596131 gene encoding cysteine-rich repeat secretory protein 38 yields the protein MSSSRFPSLLYLLTFAFLLQAAFGVDPLFHFCSNAGNFSAHDPYEDNLNKLTGYLSIQAPPSGFGLGSIGQKPNQAYGLALCRGDVSTPDCKTCIVEAGSEIRKRCPSNKGAIIWYDNCLLKYSNTEFFGQIDNQNKFYMWNLRDVSDPQSFNQKTKELLSQLANEAYATPKLYATGETELYGSQKLYGLTQCTRDLSSSDCKKCLDGIIGELPSCCDGKEGGRVVGGSCNFRYEIYPFVNA from the coding sequence ATGTCTTCTTCAAGATTTCCCTCCCTTCTTTATCTGTTAACCTTTGCTTTCCTTCTCCAAGCAGCTTTTGGAGTGGACCCTCTCTTCCATTTCTGTTCAAACGCTGGGAATTTCTCCGCCCATGACCCTTATGAAGACAACTTAAACAAGCTCACTGGTTACCTCTCCATTCAAGCTCCTCCCTCAGGTTTTGGCCTTGGTTCCATAGGCCAGAAGCCAAACCAAGCGTATGGCCTTGCGCTTTGCAGAGGCGATGTGTCAACCCCAGATTGCAAAACCTGTATTGTTGAAGCAGGCAGTGAAATCCGCAAACGCTGCCCTTCCAACAAAGGTGCAATTATCTGGTACGACAACTGTCTTCTGAAGTATTCAAACACGGAATTCTTTGGCCAGATTGATAATCAAAACAAGTTCTACATGTGGAACTTGAGAGATGTGAGTGATCCTCAGTCATTTAATCAGAAGACTAAGGAACTGCTTAGTCAACTGGCCAACGAAGCTTATGCAACTCCCAAACTGTATGCCACTGGAGAGACGGAGCTCTACGGCTCACAGAAACTTTATGGATTGACTCAGTGCACAAGGGACCTTTCCAGCAGTGATTGTAAGAAGTGCCTTGACGGTATAATTGGCGAGCTTCCCAGCTGCTGTGATGGGAAAGAAGGAGGTAGAGTTGTTGGTGGCAGCTGTAACTTCCGATATGAAATATACCCTTTTGTTAATGCTTAA